A window of the Methanospirillum lacunae genome harbors these coding sequences:
- a CDS encoding PAS domain S-box protein encodes MSEQNDIFIFGYESFTEGVLITDNNLSVLSCNKAWKQYFNISVDWTCPHFNEFIQSLSESRVETEPLLSTLTRIRSEPSWTGSMDLRFPDGHVVNLDSRPITNTNHECIGRIWICKGISELVSTIDRSEQSERLFKTIFDLIPEGIAISDLTTGTFYEVNAHFNKWWGYTREEVIGKSAIDLDFWVDINQRIKIMNLLKREGSCYLVPVKMKRKDKAVRDILFSARIISIDNSPYMLSIPFDVTQLMQYEEKLKSLASFIELNPNPIFEINESGTITLCNDSTVKVIQDLTGTDDIYRFIPDDLNEILDAIHNSIETTYYREINIEDRIFIEYIYVTNQYHTARIYLTDITDRKKAERELLKKNDDIAAAYEEIISTEEELRQNYEKLVEQEHVLFENEKKLKIIVDHIPGLVITTDADLNVKSIFGAVLAKMGLSPNTGIGHNIKDIFQSIDASLLDAHIKALQGEVSTIEGYYHDRTFLLYASPIRDAKEKITGTIGIAIDVTEQKTLETERRNLLIQLEKNLVELAYLNDKIRNPLAIIASLVDMHAPEIEEPVNRCVKDIDDIINNLDKRWVESEKTIRFLQKHYGISVEFKK; translated from the coding sequence ATGTCAGAACAGAATGATATTTTCATTTTCGGTTATGAATCATTCACCGAGGGGGTGCTAATCACTGATAACAACCTCTCTGTCCTCTCATGCAACAAGGCATGGAAACAATACTTCAATATTTCTGTAGATTGGACGTGTCCACATTTTAATGAATTTATCCAATCTCTTTCTGAAAGTCGTGTTGAAACAGAACCTCTCCTGAGTACCTTGACAAGAATCAGATCAGAACCCTCCTGGACCGGGTCGATGGATCTCAGGTTTCCTGATGGACATGTTGTTAACCTTGATTCCAGGCCGATAACAAATACAAATCACGAGTGCATTGGAAGAATTTGGATATGTAAGGGCATTTCAGAACTCGTTTCAACCATTGACCGCTCTGAACAATCAGAACGGTTATTTAAGACCATATTTGATCTGATTCCTGAAGGTATTGCAATATCAGACCTCACAACAGGTACATTTTACGAAGTAAATGCACACTTCAACAAATGGTGGGGATATACCCGCGAAGAAGTAATCGGAAAAAGTGCGATTGACCTGGACTTCTGGGTCGATATAAATCAAAGGATCAAGATAATGAACCTGTTAAAACGTGAAGGTTCATGCTACCTGGTACCTGTAAAAATGAAAAGGAAAGATAAGGCCGTGAGAGATATCCTCTTTTCGGCCCGGATAATTTCCATAGATAATTCTCCCTACATGTTATCAATTCCTTTCGATGTAACCCAACTTATGCAATATGAAGAAAAATTAAAATCCCTAGCCTCATTTATTGAATTAAACCCAAATCCGATATTTGAAATAAATGAATCAGGAACCATTACGCTGTGTAATGACTCAACAGTGAAGGTCATTCAGGATCTGACAGGAACTGATGACATTTACCGGTTTATTCCTGATGATCTCAATGAGATATTGGATGCCATTCACAATAGTATAGAAACGACATATTATCGGGAAATAAATATTGAAGATAGGATTTTTATTGAATATATCTATGTTACAAACCAGTATCATACTGCGAGAATATATCTGACAGATATTACTGACAGGAAAAAAGCAGAACGCGAATTATTAAAGAAGAATGATGATATCGCTGCAGCATATGAGGAGATAATCTCAACAGAAGAAGAACTCAGACAGAATTATGAAAAACTCGTTGAGCAGGAACATGTCCTCTTTGAGAATGAAAAGAAACTCAAAATAATTGTAGATCATATCCCGGGTCTTGTTATAACAACAGATGCCGACCTGAACGTGAAGAGTATCTTTGGTGCTGTGCTGGCAAAGATGGGTCTCTCCCCGAATACGGGAATTGGCCATAACATAAAGGATATCTTTCAATCTATTGATGCTAGCCTTTTGGATGCTCATATAAAAGCATTACAGGGAGAGGTTTCAACCATAGAAGGATATTACCATGACAGGACGTTCCTGCTCTATGCATCTCCGATTCGTGATGCAAAAGAAAAGATCACAGGTACGATTGGTATCGCCATAGACGTAACCGAACAAAAAACATTAGAGACGGAGCGAAGAAACCTTCTCATCCAGCTGGAAAAGAATCTGGTTGAACTGGCATATTTAAATGATAAAATCCGAAATCCTCTTGCTATTATCGCATCACTCGTTGATATGCATGCTCCGGAGATTGAAGAGCCTGTCAATCGCTGTGTGAAGGATATTGATGATATCATCAATAATCTGGATAAAAGATGGGTCGAATCAGAAAAAACTATCCGTTTCCTGCAAAAACACTACGGGATAAGTGTTGAATTCAAGAAATAA
- a CDS encoding NCS2 family permease, producing MSNAVISYIDTIFGIAAKGSNIRTEILAGLTTYLSMCYIIVVNPTILVVAGVPFEDAFWATIISACAGTLIIGLYANRPYVIAPIVSQSTLVSYVLCGVLHYPWQSVLGASLIAGFLFSLFVISGYWEIFILSIPGTISRSCTRGIGFFIAFLGSSNSGIILVGVMTVSSPYLRDIQPYNLFVLLAGITVIGCMMIRKRNGALICGILTCAILSYALGIEDLPTAIFAAPPAFPGFQFHPDIEAALTPTMVPVVAVLFLFTLFDSIASILGLSSLIHRDGYPEKSTELRKSFLTTGISMMISSLVGCSTSAIFIESVAGVQEGGKTGLVAVVAAVLIAASLFCLPLVTAFPNVATSAVLLVIGLLMLAQFRILSLSSREEMLTAFVLMVTMSITQNIGLGLSIGIIVYPVFMLAAGKLAEIPKAFWALVVFAAIFLMIFPY from the coding sequence ATGTCCAATGCCGTGATATCGTATATTGATACAATTTTTGGTATTGCTGCCAAAGGGAGCAATATCAGGACCGAGATACTGGCTGGTCTGACAACCTATCTCTCAATGTGTTATATCATTGTAGTAAATCCGACCATTCTTGTAGTGGCCGGTGTCCCTTTTGAGGATGCATTCTGGGCAACTATTATTTCAGCATGTGCCGGTACCCTTATTATTGGGCTATATGCCAATCGTCCGTATGTCATAGCTCCCATTGTGAGTCAGAGCACCCTCGTTTCCTATGTTCTCTGTGGGGTTCTCCATTACCCATGGCAGAGTGTCCTTGGAGCGAGTCTTATTGCCGGGTTCCTCTTCTCTCTCTTCGTCATTTCTGGTTATTGGGAGATTTTTATCCTGAGTATTCCAGGTACCATCAGTCGTTCCTGTACACGAGGCATCGGGTTCTTTATCGCTTTTCTTGGATCATCCAATTCCGGAATCATTCTTGTTGGAGTTATGACGGTTTCGTCCCCATATCTTCGTGATATTCAGCCATATAATCTCTTTGTGCTGTTAGCCGGGATTACTGTGATTGGGTGTATGATGATCAGAAAGAGAAACGGAGCTCTTATCTGTGGTATCCTTACCTGTGCCATACTCTCTTATGCCCTTGGAATAGAAGACCTGCCAACTGCAATATTTGCGGCTCCTCCGGCATTTCCTGGTTTTCAATTTCATCCTGATATTGAAGCTGCCCTTACCCCCACAATGGTACCGGTTGTAGCAGTGCTCTTCCTGTTCACGTTGTTTGACTCGATTGCATCAATCCTCGGCCTGTCAAGCCTGATTCATCGTGATGGATATCCTGAGAAAAGTACGGAACTTCGCAAGTCATTTCTCACCACTGGCATCTCAATGATGATCTCTTCTCTTGTCGGATGTTCCACTTCAGCGATATTTATTGAATCTGTTGCCGGTGTTCAGGAAGGAGGAAAAACCGGACTTGTGGCCGTGGTCGCAGCCGTACTTATCGCAGCCTCCCTTTTCTGTCTCCCTCTTGTGACTGCATTCCCAAATGTTGCTACCTCTGCCGTTCTGCTTGTGATCGGACTTCTTATGCTCGCACAATTCAGAATATTGTCTTTATCCAGCCGCGAAGAGATGCTGACAGCATTTGTTCTGATGGTCACCATGAGCATCACTCAGAATATCGGCCTCGGTCTGAGCATAGGGATTATCGTTTACCCGGTATTCATGCTTGCAGCTGGAAAACTGGCAGAGATTCCAAAAGCATTCTGGGCTCTCGTTGTATTTGCTGCGATATTTCTCATGATTTTTCCATACTGA
- a CDS encoding histidine kinase N-terminal 7TM domain-containing protein translates to MTLPWFLVLLNLGCGVFFFYVTLFAYKKKDNGGYSVLWVTFFLYSLICLTIGIDNISYVFPTLWKQSAPFLMINTTCYFLLPITWFLFCMNYLGKQEFLTINVLALLLFTPLFLRFFRIISFIDPSLGYSYDQFLTDFNYIYDIMRYGYLYGLPIIGEAYLLKRFLSVSNIFKAQIIFLVAGSSIVLITELIVDSNIFPWFEPLGLDIIISGFLISYGILRYDILQYSPIFRENFFDILNSGLIVLNKNLKIIDVNPIAEKLMNVPLDESFGRHPSEIPSLNPKLQNILESPEKISDQILTLSGDGIRGYSVSAKWIKNKIGTEGAYLVVLTDITNTINLEKQVHDAHIQLIKEKEKRQQNQRYKEFFLSNRDPILIISNNTIIECNPVALEVFSEFCDRIIGMDPTLLSANNQRNIDDITEKFRYYLTLAENDNQVDFSWVFQSGNRIIDAQVRLSHIEYDNQVMIEMSIRENSDIFLQLQNESEKNRYLMSILTEEAHLWNEISKVVHSDSDLINLTLEGLDPIISKATRNLDQASRYCLSDKVDEQ, encoded by the coding sequence ATGACACTACCCTGGTTTCTTGTTCTATTAAATCTGGGATGTGGAGTGTTCTTTTTCTATGTAACCTTGTTTGCATATAAAAAGAAAGATAACGGCGGTTATTCTGTACTATGGGTTACATTCTTCCTATATTCTCTTATATGCCTCACAATTGGCATTGATAACATTAGTTATGTGTTCCCGACACTCTGGAAACAATCAGCCCCTTTTTTAATGATTAATACGACCTGTTATTTTTTGCTTCCAATAACCTGGTTCCTGTTTTGTATGAATTATTTAGGGAAGCAAGAATTTCTAACAATAAACGTTCTCGCTTTGTTACTGTTCACCCCATTGTTTTTAAGGTTTTTCAGAATTATTTCCTTTATAGATCCTTCCCTTGGATATTCTTACGATCAGTTTCTGACTGATTTTAATTATATCTATGATATTATGAGGTACGGGTACCTCTATGGCCTCCCTATTATCGGAGAGGCATATTTGCTGAAACGATTTCTATCTGTATCAAATATCTTTAAGGCACAGATCATTTTTCTCGTTGCTGGTTCAAGCATAGTCTTGATTACTGAACTAATTGTTGATAGCAATATATTCCCATGGTTTGAACCTCTTGGTCTTGATATTATTATTTCAGGATTTCTCATTTCATATGGAATTCTTAGGTATGATATTCTTCAGTATTCTCCAATTTTCAGGGAGAACTTTTTTGACATTCTGAACTCAGGGCTGATTGTTCTCAATAAAAATTTAAAAATAATTGATGTAAATCCCATTGCAGAGAAATTAATGAATGTCCCACTCGATGAATCGTTTGGCAGACATCCTTCAGAAATTCCATCGCTAAACCCTAAACTGCAAAATATCCTTGAGTCACCTGAAAAAATATCTGATCAGATCCTCACCCTTTCAGGTGATGGCATACGAGGGTACAGTGTATCGGCAAAATGGATAAAGAATAAAATAGGGACAGAAGGTGCCTATCTGGTTGTTCTCACTGATATTACAAATACCATCAATCTTGAAAAGCAGGTCCACGATGCACATATTCAATTAATAAAAGAAAAAGAGAAACGACAACAAAATCAAAGATACAAGGAATTTTTCCTCTCAAACAGGGATCCAATACTGATTATATCAAATAATACTATCATCGAATGCAATCCTGTTGCACTGGAGGTATTTAGTGAATTCTGCGATAGAATTATTGGGATGGATCCAACACTCCTTTCTGCAAATAACCAGAGAAATATTGATGATATCACGGAAAAATTCAGATATTACTTAACTCTTGCCGAAAATGACAATCAGGTTGATTTTTCCTGGGTATTTCAATCTGGAAATAGAATAATAGATGCTCAGGTTAGATTGAGCCATATTGAATATGATAATCAGGTTATGATAGAAATGAGTATCAGAGAAAACTCTGACATCTTTTTGCAATTACAAAATGAATCTGAAAAAAACCGATATCTCATGAGTATTCTCACAGAAGAAGCACATCTTTGGAATGAAATATCAAAAGTTGTGCATTCTGATTCAGACCTGATCAATCTTACCCTTGAGGGTTTGGATCCAATAATATCAAAAGCAACCAGAAATTTAGATCAGGCAAGCAGGTACTGCCTGAGCGATAAGGTGGATGAACAATAA
- a CDS encoding tetratricopeptide repeat protein: MNGKISSIRWVFILLLTTIMISTGVADPGGDFYAAGDYPASIAWYEQALRGSTGPDQVPILNNIGTGYMALHQQEKAFNYYSRAVEIDPTYGRGWINLGVTQEKLGRPDDALQSYDRVSAVNPEIFAEAMVKKGTLLSSRGKLTDALFAFRQGEAGARGQVLVDLYTGIGAIEFMQKNLDAAETNFQKAIDEDQQGAALAWTNLGVLKISKGEYTDAKHAFETAILHDKAGKTNAVVYLKKIQAMGVA, from the coding sequence ATGAATGGAAAGATTAGTTCGATCAGATGGGTGTTCATTCTTTTACTGACTACAATAATGATATCCACCGGAGTTGCAGATCCCGGGGGTGATTTTTATGCAGCTGGTGATTATCCTGCATCTATTGCATGGTATGAGCAGGCTCTTCGTGGGTCGACAGGACCAGACCAGGTGCCTATTCTCAACAATATTGGAACCGGCTATATGGCTCTTCACCAGCAGGAAAAAGCTTTCAATTATTACTCACGTGCTGTGGAAATTGATCCTACATATGGCCGTGGGTGGATAAATCTGGGGGTCACTCAGGAAAAACTAGGCAGACCTGATGATGCACTCCAGAGTTATGACCGTGTTTCAGCTGTAAACCCAGAAATTTTTGCAGAAGCAATGGTTAAAAAGGGGACTCTTCTATCCTCTCGGGGAAAGTTAACAGATGCTCTTTTCGCATTTCGCCAGGGTGAAGCAGGAGCAAGAGGACAGGTTCTTGTCGACCTCTATACGGGCATTGGGGCCATAGAGTTCATGCAAAAGAATTTAGACGCCGCTGAAACGAATTTTCAAAAAGCAATAGATGAAGATCAACAGGGAGCTGCTCTTGCATGGACAAACCTTGGTGTGCTCAAAATTTCCAAGGGAGAGTATACTGATGCAAAGCATGCTTTTGAGACTGCTATTCTTCATGATAAGGCTGGGAAAACAAATGCTGTAGTTTATCTGAAAAAAATTCAGGCAATGGGGGTGGCATAA